GCAATTAAATAAGGATTACATGTCTATCAAAACCGTCGGGATTACTAAATTCTATGGAACACAACTGGTGCTTGATAAAATCAGCATCAATATTGACAAGGGAGAAGTCGTGGGATTATTAGGCCCTAATGGAGCCGGGAAGTCTACTTTGATGAAGATACTCTCCTGCTATATCCCTGCTTCCTCCGGGGATGCCTTTGTGGAAGGCTTTGATATTACTACCGAAGAAGAGCAGGTAAAGAAAAGAATTGGTTATCTTCCTGAGAATAACCCTTTGTACCTTGATATGTATATCCGGGAATACCTTGAGTTTATTTCAGGTATTCATAAACTTGGAAAACAGGGAAAGAAAAGAGTTTCTGATATTATTGATATGACCGGTCTGGGTCCTGAACAGCATAAAAAAATTGTGATGTTATCGAAAGGATACAGGCAAAGGGTCGGACTGGCACAAGCTCTCATTCATGATCCTGAAGTGTTGATACTTGATGAGCCTACTTCCGGGTTAGACCC
This region of Bacteroidales bacterium genomic DNA includes:
- the gldA gene encoding gliding motility-associated ABC transporter ATP-binding subunit GldA — encoded protein: MSIKTVGITKFYGTQLVLDKISINIDKGEVVGLLGPNGAGKSTLMKILSCYIPASSGDAFVEGFDITTEEEQVKKRIGYLPENNPLYLDMYIREYLEFISGIHKLGKQGKKRVSDIIDMTGLGPEQHKKIVMLSKGYRQRVGLAQALIHDPEVLILDEPTSGLDPNQLLEIRNLIKEIGKEKTVMLSTHIMQEVEAICNRVIIIHQGKLVADDLTSNLSFSKSKDIVTVEFGSPVREKLLASIPGVASVTKVNETTWKLQAHPGQDIRPEINKVVKEAGLTLLELHREEQRLEEVFQQLTR